Proteins encoded by one window of Enterococcus saccharolyticus subsp. saccharolyticus:
- a CDS encoding LacI family DNA-binding transcriptional regulator — MVGIRDVAKRAGVSIATVSRVLNEDPTLSVTIETKQKIAESVQFYNYVKKSPAAKNVTNIALITTVSEVDELEDPYFRTIRRGIQIEAEQSKVNLKKIIRLSDTPLDKDDLVKCQGVLIIGQVLPSVIEEVSAINPNVVVIDDPSVEAEVDAVYTDLAKATRQHLERLYEKGHRNIAFIGGGRVRLDSQGTRHVSDDEYRKTAYEEWMQQKGLTKYIKNYLEGWTTLDGMQAADLLLQEYNQANLPTAIMVGNDPLAVGVYRSLQKNGLHIPEDISIVSFDNIEVAEFLTPALNTVNVNTEEIGRLAVRIVNERIKGTREVPIQVIVANNIIIRESEKNNSLKK, encoded by the coding sequence ATGGTAGGAATTAGAGATGTCGCAAAACGAGCGGGAGTATCCATTGCGACAGTATCACGGGTCTTAAATGAAGATCCGACACTTTCAGTAACGATAGAGACCAAGCAAAAAATTGCGGAGTCAGTTCAATTCTATAATTATGTCAAAAAAAGTCCAGCAGCCAAAAATGTAACGAATATTGCGTTGATTACTACTGTTTCAGAAGTCGATGAGTTAGAAGATCCTTATTTTAGAACGATTCGTCGAGGCATTCAAATTGAAGCAGAACAGAGTAAAGTGAATCTAAAAAAAATTATTCGTTTATCCGATACGCCGTTAGATAAAGATGATTTAGTAAAATGCCAAGGGGTACTAATCATTGGACAAGTATTACCATCCGTAATTGAAGAAGTCTCCGCAATTAATCCCAATGTCGTTGTGATTGATGACCCTAGTGTTGAAGCAGAAGTAGACGCGGTGTACACCGATTTAGCAAAGGCAACGAGACAACATTTAGAACGATTGTATGAAAAAGGACATCGGAATATTGCTTTTATTGGTGGAGGACGTGTTCGTTTAGATAGTCAAGGCACCAGACATGTCTCTGATGATGAATATCGCAAAACAGCTTATGAAGAATGGATGCAACAAAAAGGCTTGACTAAGTACATCAAAAATTATTTAGAAGGTTGGACCACTTTAGATGGCATGCAAGCAGCGGATTTACTTTTGCAAGAGTATAATCAAGCAAATTTACCAACAGCAATTATGGTAGGAAATGACCCACTTGCAGTCGGTGTCTATCGCTCGCTACAAAAAAATGGTCTACATATTCCAGAGGATATTTCTATTGTGAGTTTTGACAATATTGAAGTAGCAGAATTCTTAACCCCCGCATTAAATACCGTGAATGTGAATACTGAAGAGATTGGCCGACTCGCCGTAAGGATTGTCAATGAACGCATCAAGGGAACCAGAGAAGTACCAATTCAAGTGATTGTAGCAAACAACATTATTATTCGTGAAAGTGAAAAAAACAATAGCTTAAAAAAGTAA
- a CDS encoding DUF1846 domain-containing protein, which yields MKKIGFDPQKYIEEQSKYILERVNNYDKLYLEFGGKLIGDMHAKRVLPGFDQDAKIKLLHKLKDKTEIIICVFAGDIERNKIRGDYGITYDMDIMRLIDELSEYELAVNSVVITRYNGQPSTKIFINKLKQRGIKVFTHGEIEGYPVNVDKIVSDEGFGKNEYIPTTKPIVVVTGPGAGSGKLATCLNQLYHESRHGNTGGYSKFETFPVWNVPLKHPLNIAYEAATVDLKDVNMIDSFHFDYYGEVAINYNRDLETFPIIKRTIERITGRESEFHSPTDMGVNRVGFGIIDDEVVQEASKQEIIRRYFETAANYKKGITDIDTLNRIQIIMEEIDLRPEDRPCVKPARDYAEELKTNDGWDQELVPPVMALELADGNIITGRGSDLMDASAAAILNAIKKLANIGDEILLLSPNILEPIQKLKANELSGRITSLNTSEILIALSISAVTNPTAQLAYEKLTELKDTQAHSTVIFNKDDEQVLRNLGISFTCDPIYPSKNLFYV from the coding sequence GTGAAAAAAATTGGCTTTGATCCACAAAAATATATTGAAGAACAATCGAAGTATATTTTGGAACGTGTGAACAACTATGACAAATTGTATCTGGAATTTGGTGGAAAATTAATTGGTGACATGCACGCCAAACGTGTATTGCCTGGTTTTGACCAAGATGCAAAAATTAAATTATTGCACAAATTAAAAGATAAAACCGAAATTATTATCTGTGTATTTGCAGGAGACATCGAACGCAATAAAATTCGTGGTGACTATGGGATTACTTATGACATGGATATCATGCGTTTAATCGATGAATTAAGTGAATACGAGTTAGCCGTCAATAGTGTTGTGATTACACGTTATAATGGTCAACCATCAACAAAAATCTTTATTAATAAATTGAAACAACGCGGAATTAAAGTCTTCACACATGGTGAAATTGAAGGCTATCCAGTAAACGTGGATAAAATTGTTAGTGATGAAGGATTTGGAAAAAATGAATACATCCCAACAACAAAACCAATTGTTGTCGTTACAGGACCTGGTGCGGGTAGTGGTAAATTAGCGACTTGTTTAAATCAGTTGTATCATGAAAGTCGTCATGGCAATACGGGTGGCTATTCTAAATTTGAGACGTTCCCAGTCTGGAATGTGCCGTTAAAACATCCATTGAATATTGCATATGAAGCAGCAACTGTCGACTTAAAAGACGTGAACATGATTGATTCCTTCCATTTTGATTATTATGGAGAAGTAGCAATTAACTACAATCGTGATTTAGAAACCTTCCCAATTATCAAACGTACGATTGAACGTATTACTGGTAGAGAATCTGAATTCCATTCACCAACAGATATGGGTGTGAATCGTGTTGGTTTTGGTATTATTGATGATGAAGTTGTTCAAGAAGCATCCAAACAAGAAATTATTCGCCGTTATTTTGAAACCGCAGCAAATTACAAAAAAGGCATTACCGATATTGATACCTTAAATCGTATTCAAATCATTATGGAAGAAATCGATTTACGTCCAGAAGATCGTCCATGTGTAAAACCGGCACGTGATTATGCAGAAGAATTGAAAACAAATGATGGTTGGGATCAAGAACTTGTTCCACCAGTCATGGCTTTAGAATTAGCGGATGGAAACATTATCACCGGACGTGGTTCTGACTTAATGGATGCGAGTGCAGCAGCGATTTTGAATGCCATTAAAAAATTGGCAAATATTGGCGATGAAATTTTGTTGTTATCACCAAATATTTTAGAACCAATTCAAAAACTAAAAGCCAATGAGTTGTCCGGACGTATTACTTCGTTAAATACATCTGAAATTTTAATTGCTTTATCAATTAGTGCAGTGACCAACCCAACTGCTCAATTGGCGTATGAAAAACTAACAGAATTAAAAGATACACAAGCGCATTCAACAGTTATCTTCAATAAAGATGATGAACAAGTCTTGCGTAATCTAGGCATTTCCTTTACTTGTGATCCGATTTACCCTTCTAAAAATTTATTTTATGTATAA
- a CDS encoding Ppx/GppA family phosphatase, with protein MKKKKNIAIIDIGSNTVRLVIYQLNEQMVFTELQNIKLPVRLYQFLDENKELTTEGIHQLLRVMKLFKEIASSYELEETIATATAVIRQSKNAQAVLEMVAKKTGIAIRLLSEKEEAYYGQYAIARTTSFSEAYTVDMGGGSTEVTYFKSNEIVDSHSFPFGVVTLKQLFFNDVATNDETAISQAKSYIKKQFASLPWLKERNVPIIAIGGSSRNIATVHERMTDFPVVGIHQYEMKKKDLKETLSLFTSLSFSELQSLDGLSKDRADIIIPANLTFIALMEQVHSPKFIFCNKGLREGLLMEYVNQNYPATYSPHQVAMTSIQRFVDTYQIDQYRAKKRTQIVELLLNEIKQKQLISEEIEQLVAYVSYGAQLYHIGSYIEEDNSAYHSFYLLANSNLNGFTHRERISLALLASYKNKSLFKLFIKPFKQWFTEEELKYVRLAGSLIKFCEALNITTVNEIIHFSLKDKDTHYVLKVDWSFDPVAEEYRANRQKKNLENVINKKVVIDFKKA; from the coding sequence ATGAAAAAAAAGAAAAACATTGCCATTATTGATATCGGCTCAAATACCGTTCGCCTAGTTATTTATCAGTTAAATGAACAGATGGTATTTACTGAACTTCAAAATATCAAATTACCCGTTCGTCTCTATCAATTTTTAGATGAAAACAAGGAATTAACGACCGAAGGAATTCATCAACTGCTACGCGTCATGAAATTGTTTAAAGAAATTGCAAGTAGTTATGAGTTAGAAGAAACCATTGCGACAGCAACGGCCGTCATTCGCCAATCCAAAAATGCCCAAGCGGTGTTAGAAATGGTGGCAAAGAAAACTGGGATTGCGATTCGTTTATTATCTGAAAAAGAAGAAGCTTATTATGGACAATACGCCATCGCACGTACGACATCCTTTTCTGAAGCCTATACTGTAGATATGGGTGGTGGCAGTACGGAAGTCACTTATTTTAAAAGCAATGAGATTGTCGATAGTCACAGCTTTCCTTTTGGGGTAGTCACATTAAAACAACTCTTTTTTAATGACGTAGCAACCAATGATGAGACTGCCATTAGTCAGGCAAAAAGTTATATCAAAAAACAATTCGCTTCTCTGCCTTGGTTGAAAGAGCGCAATGTCCCGATTATTGCAATTGGTGGGAGCTCACGAAATATCGCAACGGTTCATGAACGGATGACTGATTTTCCAGTCGTAGGAATTCATCAATATGAGATGAAAAAGAAAGATTTGAAAGAAACACTCTCATTATTTACCTCCCTATCTTTCTCTGAATTACAATCATTAGACGGATTAAGTAAAGATCGCGCCGATATTATCATTCCTGCAAACCTTACCTTCATTGCGTTGATGGAACAAGTACACTCACCAAAATTCATTTTTTGTAACAAAGGGTTACGCGAAGGCTTATTAATGGAATATGTGAACCAAAATTATCCAGCTACATATAGTCCCCATCAAGTAGCAATGACTAGTATTCAACGTTTTGTGGATACCTATCAAATTGACCAGTATCGAGCGAAAAAAAGAACCCAAATCGTCGAGCTTTTACTGAATGAAATCAAACAAAAACAACTAATCAGCGAAGAAATTGAGCAATTAGTTGCCTATGTCTCTTATGGCGCACAGCTCTACCATATTGGTTCGTATATTGAAGAAGACAATAGCGCATATCATTCATTTTATTTGTTAGCGAACAGTAACTTAAATGGATTTACGCATCGGGAACGTATTTCACTCGCTTTATTAGCTAGTTACAAAAACAAATCTTTATTCAAATTATTTATCAAACCGTTTAAACAATGGTTTACCGAAGAAGAATTGAAATATGTTCGTTTAGCCGGTAGTTTAATCAAATTCTGCGAAGCGCTCAATATTACGACAGTCAATGAAATCATCCATTTCTCATTGAAAGACAAAGACACACACTACGTCTTAAAGGTCGATTGGTCCTTTGATCCGGTTGCCGAAGAGTATCGCGCCAATCGTCAGAAAAAAAATCTAGAGAATGTCATTAATAAAAAAGTCGTAATTGATTTTAAGAAAGCATAG
- a CDS encoding ATP-binding cassette domain-containing protein: protein MNEYIEIIHARENNLKNVSLNIPKNKITIFTGVSGSGKSSIVFDTIAQEAGRQLNETYDSFTRLFLPK, encoded by the coding sequence ATGAACGAGTATATTGAAATTATCCACGCAAGAGAAAACAACTTAAAAAATGTCAGTCTCAACATTCCAAAGAACAAAATCACTATTTTTACAGGCGTCTCTGGTTCAGGAAAATCATCGATTGTCTTTGATACGATTGCCCAAGAAGCTGGTCGCCAATTGAATGAAACTTATGATAGTTTTACCCGTTTATTTTTACCCAAATAA
- a CDS encoding GyrI-like domain-containing protein, whose amino-acid sequence MSVYTLEEKDAFTVLGFGTELTSNYTDYMGIAKEKADFWAKVTTDGTLEKLKALADDSFVFAVNEAYDNKMMYYVGVLTNETLPDATRVIQFPKGTYVVVKGDAATAEELKDTLTSLAFGQALVEEQNYEYVGGPNAAVEMGTHDGKFFGEMWIPVVEK is encoded by the coding sequence ATGTCAGTTTACACATTAGAAGAAAAAGATGCCTTTACAGTCTTAGGTTTTGGTACGGAATTAACGAGCAATTACACCGATTATATGGGTATCGCTAAAGAAAAAGCCGATTTTTGGGCGAAAGTGACAACCGATGGCACCTTAGAAAAATTAAAAGCTTTAGCCGACGATTCTTTTGTTTTTGCCGTCAATGAAGCCTATGACAATAAAATGATGTATTACGTAGGTGTACTGACCAATGAAACGTTACCTGATGCAACTCGGGTGATTCAATTTCCTAAAGGAACCTATGTGGTGGTTAAAGGGGACGCTGCAACTGCCGAGGAATTAAAAGATACCTTAACGAGTCTGGCTTTTGGTCAAGCACTCGTCGAAGAACAAAATTATGAATATGTTGGGGGTCCAAATGCGGCTGTAGAAATGGGCACGCATGACGGAAAATTCTTTGGTGAAATGTGGATTCCAGTTGTCGAAAAATAA
- a CDS encoding helix-turn-helix transcriptional regulator, translating into MKKTERIHTIIRYINNRAHFTITELMQEFQISRSTAIRDLREIEAMGLPLMAEVGRDGGYSVMHKSFLPSIHFLDAEVKALFVAFMATRNQQLPYLTSRQSLAEKLISLLSENQQDDLVLLNQLLLFEGTNLANPDLLDLTDLPHPILEQLIELLLDDRHVTVTFNHHVLSIYVLHVYHEKGNWFLEGIDLATATKRILAVSQLVAVGKYSGAQRWHQKQRVHEPINLVVTLGPKAIAQFKKYHPFKLTLAYTDPYQMQALLRTFVDEQNQEALLEMVHWFLFLGNEATLQEAPPAFIHALTESCLRCLD; encoded by the coding sequence ATGAAAAAAACTGAAAGAATTCATACGATAATCCGTTACATTAACAACCGTGCCCATTTTACCATCACAGAACTCATGCAAGAATTTCAGATTTCTCGATCGACCGCCATTCGTGACCTCCGTGAAATTGAAGCGATGGGGTTACCGTTGATGGCTGAAGTCGGTCGAGACGGAGGCTATTCAGTCATGCACAAGTCTTTTTTGCCATCGATTCATTTTTTAGATGCAGAAGTGAAAGCTTTATTTGTTGCTTTTATGGCGACTAGAAACCAACAACTTCCCTATTTAACGAGTCGGCAATCTTTGGCAGAAAAATTAATCTCCTTACTGTCAGAGAACCAGCAAGATGACTTAGTATTGTTAAATCAATTGTTATTGTTTGAAGGAACCAACCTCGCCAATCCTGATTTATTAGACTTGACCGATTTACCACATCCTATTTTGGAGCAATTAATTGAGTTATTATTGGATGATCGACATGTGACGGTCACTTTCAATCATCACGTCCTCTCTATTTACGTGTTGCATGTGTATCATGAAAAAGGCAATTGGTTTTTAGAAGGAATTGATTTAGCAACGGCAACAAAACGTATTTTAGCAGTAAGCCAATTAGTAGCTGTTGGGAAATATAGTGGGGCGCAACGTTGGCATCAAAAACAACGTGTGCATGAACCCATTAATTTGGTTGTGACCTTAGGACCTAAAGCCATTGCCCAATTTAAGAAATACCATCCGTTTAAATTAACGTTGGCTTACACCGATCCTTATCAAATGCAAGCTTTGTTACGAACATTTGTCGATGAACAGAATCAAGAAGCCTTGTTAGAAATGGTTCATTGGTTTTTATTTTTAGGAAACGAAGCAACCCTGCAAGAAGCACCACCCGCATTTATCCATGCGTTAACGGAAAGTTGCTTACGATGTTTGGACTAG
- a CDS encoding magnesium transporter CorA family protein, translating to MITKKAFGIDNTWINLNTRSRAELRTLYKNYGIDSEVIDYTLDKNERAHLDYDQITKTLVVIFNVPNSEKIDNHYETLPMTFIVKDNQLITVTNEKNHYVFHEMEKYLEKFPDSTIFSFLFSSLFLITDLFFPYIEEMDKSRIFVNHKLKEKTSKQNLLLLSDLEIGIVYLVAASKQNTVLLEQIRSHAVYKGLTASEKEQLEDVVIEARQLVEMTGLSAQILQQLSGTYNNVLNNTLNDTMRILTVLSVLLTIPTIITGFFGMNMPLPLENNASGWVITIAMSTVIWLILSWILRKFMK from the coding sequence ATGATAACAAAAAAAGCATTTGGAATTGATAACACTTGGATTAACTTAAATACACGTTCGCGCGCTGAATTACGAACGCTATACAAAAACTATGGAATTGATAGTGAAGTTATCGACTATACGCTTGATAAAAATGAACGCGCACATTTAGACTATGACCAAATTACGAAGACCCTTGTTGTTATTTTCAATGTCCCTAATAGTGAAAAAATTGATAACCATTACGAAACTTTACCGATGACCTTTATTGTCAAAGATAATCAACTCATTACTGTCACCAATGAGAAAAATCACTACGTCTTTCATGAAATGGAAAAGTATCTGGAAAAATTCCCTGACAGCACTATTTTTAGTTTTTTGTTTAGCAGTTTATTTTTAATTACGGACTTATTCTTCCCTTATATTGAGGAAATGGACAAATCACGAATTTTTGTGAATCATAAGTTAAAAGAAAAAACCAGCAAGCAAAATTTGTTGTTACTTTCAGATTTAGAAATTGGGATTGTCTATTTAGTGGCAGCTTCCAAACAAAATACGGTTTTACTCGAACAAATTCGTTCACATGCTGTTTATAAAGGACTTACCGCTAGCGAAAAAGAACAATTAGAAGACGTGGTCATTGAAGCGAGACAATTAGTCGAAATGACGGGACTTTCTGCGCAAATTTTACAACAATTATCAGGAACATATAACAATGTCTTAAACAACACCTTAAATGACACGATGCGTATTTTAACTGTACTCTCTGTCTTACTAACGATTCCAACGATTATTACCGGTTTTTTTGGGATGAATATGCCACTGCCGTTAGAAAATAATGCGTCAGGATGGGTCATCACCATTGCTATGAGTACGGTCATCTGGTTAATCTTATCTTGGATTCTCCGTAAATTTATGAAATAA
- the ppk1 gene encoding polyphosphate kinase 1, protein MEVSEFTSLNYYHRDLSWLLFNRRVIHEANDPSNPLLEQLRFLAIASSNLDEFFMVRVPSIQSLARLQPKAKDARTGWTQEEVLFKLYEINLNNTRLQYQYFNQIIEDLAQHQQFVKSVDELSETQLQEVDRFFYELLLPAVTPIGLDAYHAFPKLAEKKVHIFVQVRQENRIERAVIPLPPLFSRLHQLADEQTYLLVEELITKHLPELFVGWEIDHSFCFRITYDKDLEFREDTDEKLFTQMEEYIVERSKGLPSRLEISGTWSKEIEESVLILADLLQLKARDLYWVPGPLDLTFLFPFVDTLAKEFPGLVFPRFTGNTYKEKGPQLFQAIEKNDLLFHHPYDSFEVVLNFLEAAAEDPNTIAIKQTLYRMAPHSRVVKALKKAAAKGKQVTVLVELKARFDEENNLHWVQELEEAGCYVSYGLHQLKTHSKALLVVKKEGRQVKQYAHFGTGNYNEKTSSIYTDISLFTAKKEYVEDITAFFNYLSGYREVPHYQKIAVSPNGIQHKLLEKIEDTMTHYQQTKQGAICFKMNSLTDKVVINKLYEASQVGVPIHLIVRGACCLKPGIPHLSEAIEVTSIVGRFLEHSRIYAFYTSEEDAEVWISSADIMTRNMLHRIEIATPVEKGPALDKLLTVLDAFKKDRKKAYLLTESGHFRRFTEDNSFSSQDYFMTNSQPQSEMILPFQTLDNPNLLSKIRKIWQSH, encoded by the coding sequence ATGGAAGTATCTGAGTTTACTAGTCTCAATTACTATCATAGAGATTTAAGTTGGTTATTATTTAATCGTCGGGTCATTCATGAAGCAAACGACCCATCAAACCCATTACTGGAGCAATTACGTTTTTTAGCGATTGCCAGTAGTAATTTAGATGAATTTTTTATGGTTCGTGTACCAAGTATTCAAAGTTTGGCACGGTTACAACCCAAAGCTAAAGATGCGCGAACTGGTTGGACGCAAGAAGAAGTATTGTTTAAATTATACGAAATCAATTTAAACAATACCCGTTTACAATATCAATATTTCAATCAAATCATCGAAGATTTGGCACAACATCAACAATTTGTAAAATCGGTCGACGAATTATCTGAGACACAACTACAAGAAGTCGATCGTTTCTTTTACGAGTTGTTATTGCCTGCTGTCACACCGATTGGCTTAGATGCGTATCACGCCTTTCCCAAATTGGCAGAAAAAAAAGTGCATATCTTTGTTCAAGTGCGGCAAGAAAATCGTATTGAACGCGCTGTGATCCCCTTACCACCTCTGTTTTCACGTTTGCATCAATTAGCGGATGAACAAACATATTTACTTGTGGAAGAATTGATTACGAAACATTTGCCTGAACTGTTTGTCGGTTGGGAAATTGATCATTCGTTTTGTTTCCGCATTACGTACGATAAAGATTTAGAATTTCGTGAAGATACAGACGAAAAATTATTTACACAAATGGAAGAATATATCGTTGAACGCTCAAAAGGATTGCCTTCACGTTTGGAAATTAGTGGCACTTGGTCAAAAGAAATCGAAGAAAGTGTGTTAATCTTAGCCGATTTACTACAATTAAAAGCCCGCGATTTATATTGGGTTCCAGGTCCATTAGATTTGACCTTCCTCTTTCCTTTTGTGGACACATTAGCAAAAGAATTCCCAGGGCTAGTATTTCCTCGTTTTACTGGAAATACCTATAAAGAAAAAGGACCACAGTTATTCCAAGCCATTGAAAAAAATGATTTGTTGTTCCATCATCCCTACGATTCCTTTGAAGTTGTTTTAAACTTTTTGGAAGCTGCCGCAGAAGACCCAAATACAATTGCGATTAAACAAACACTGTATCGGATGGCACCACATTCACGGGTAGTCAAAGCCTTGAAAAAAGCCGCAGCCAAAGGAAAACAAGTCACTGTTCTCGTAGAATTAAAAGCACGCTTTGATGAAGAAAACAATTTGCATTGGGTTCAAGAGCTAGAAGAAGCAGGTTGTTATGTCAGCTATGGCTTACATCAATTAAAAACACATAGCAAAGCACTATTAGTTGTCAAAAAAGAAGGGCGTCAAGTTAAGCAATATGCTCACTTCGGTACCGGAAACTACAATGAAAAAACGTCTTCGATTTACACGGATATTAGTTTATTTACAGCTAAAAAAGAATACGTCGAAGATATTACAGCATTTTTCAATTATTTAAGTGGGTATCGTGAAGTTCCCCATTACCAAAAGATTGCCGTTTCTCCAAACGGGATTCAACACAAATTACTGGAAAAAATTGAAGACACCATGACACATTACCAACAAACCAAACAAGGGGCTATTTGTTTTAAAATGAATTCATTAACCGATAAAGTCGTGATTAATAAATTATATGAAGCCAGTCAAGTTGGTGTTCCGATTCATTTGATTGTTCGTGGTGCGTGCTGCTTAAAACCAGGAATCCCTCACTTAAGCGAAGCCATTGAAGTAACGAGTATCGTTGGGCGTTTCCTAGAACATAGTCGAATCTATGCCTTTTATACCTCAGAAGAAGATGCTGAAGTTTGGATTTCTTCTGCAGATATTATGACACGAAACATGTTGCATCGGATTGAAATTGCCACACCTGTGGAAAAAGGCCCCGCTTTAGATAAATTATTAACGGTTTTAGATGCGTTTAAAAAAGATCGTAAAAAAGCCTATCTACTGACAGAATCTGGTCATTTTCGTCGCTTCACAGAAGACAATTCATTTTCTTCTCAAGATTATTTTATGACAAACAGTCAGCCACAATCAGAAATGATTCTACCTTTCCAAACACTAGACAATCCAAATTTATTATCGAAAATTCGTAAAATTTGGCAAAGTCATTAA
- a CDS encoding HAD family hydrolase yields MQAIIFDFNGTLYSDTDLHEAAWQKFIQEVFGYPLSEAEFAKIHGRTNHLTMERLLDRTLTKEEGEAFSNRKEAIYREIVLEKQHDQLIDGVTEFFDFLQEKGYPMNIATASPRVNVAFYFDYFQLNRWFDFEKVVYDDGTLNSKPAPDYYVQAAKNIGANPQEMIVFEDSSIGLQGAANAQAKQIIAIATNGNHEDLIKTGVVSFVIDDYRDERLSRLFK; encoded by the coding sequence ATGCAAGCAATTATTTTTGACTTTAATGGGACTTTGTACAGCGATACAGATTTACATGAAGCAGCATGGCAAAAATTTATTCAAGAAGTATTCGGTTATCCACTTTCAGAAGCAGAATTTGCTAAAATTCATGGACGTACCAACCACTTAACCATGGAACGCTTATTAGACCGAACCTTGACGAAAGAAGAAGGTGAAGCTTTTTCGAACCGAAAAGAAGCCATTTATCGTGAAATTGTTCTAGAAAAACAACATGACCAGTTAATTGATGGAGTCACCGAATTTTTTGATTTCTTACAAGAAAAAGGCTATCCGATGAACATTGCGACTGCTTCGCCGCGGGTGAATGTGGCATTTTATTTTGACTATTTCCAATTAAATCGTTGGTTTGATTTTGAGAAAGTGGTGTATGATGACGGGACACTAAATAGTAAACCAGCGCCTGATTATTATGTACAAGCAGCTAAAAATATCGGTGCCAATCCTCAAGAAATGATTGTATTTGAAGATTCATCAATTGGATTACAAGGTGCTGCCAATGCGCAAGCCAAACAAATTATCGCCATCGCAACCAATGGCAACCATGAAGACTTGATCAAAACAGGCGTTGTGTCTTTTGTCATTGATGATTATCGTGATGAACGTCTGTCTCGATTATTTAAATAA
- a CDS encoding DUF924 family protein — MMKPQAVLHFWFTELTPEQWFNSTDVDQLIAERFTNLHKQAAAGELVSWRETIHGRLAEIIVLDQFSRNLFRHSPKAFATDGMALVLAQEALADPDINELSDVERSFLYMPFMHSESLMIHNKAMILFDQPGLEENFDYEKQHYATIKRFGRYPHRNQALGRTSTEAELAFLQEPNSSF; from the coding sequence ATGATGAAACCTCAAGCAGTCTTACATTTTTGGTTCACCGAATTAACACCTGAACAATGGTTTAATAGTACGGATGTCGATCAATTGATCGCTGAACGTTTCACCAATTTGCATAAGCAAGCTGCAGCCGGCGAATTAGTTAGTTGGCGCGAAACGATTCATGGACGCTTAGCAGAGATTATCGTTTTAGATCAATTTTCTCGAAATCTCTTTCGTCACTCTCCGAAAGCTTTCGCTACAGACGGCATGGCGCTGGTCTTAGCGCAAGAAGCACTCGCTGATCCAGACATCAATGAACTATCTGATGTGGAACGTAGCTTTTTGTATATGCCTTTTATGCACTCGGAATCATTGATGATTCATAACAAAGCGATGATTTTATTTGACCAACCAGGATTAGAAGAAAATTTTGATTATGAAAAACAACATTATGCGACTATCAAGCGTTTTGGACGTTATCCACATCGCAATCAAGCCCTTGGAAGAACCTCGACAGAAGCCGAGCTTGCTTTTTTGCAAGAACCTAACTCCTCCTTTTAA